The region TGGCCGACCTGTGGAAGCACGAGAGCGTCTACTACGACATCCGTACCAATCTGCCGGCCGAGGAAGTCCAATGGTACGCCGACCGTATGGACCACGTATACGAGGAATTTCAGTGGCTGACCGCCGACTTCGGTGGTCGCGAACGTCAGCACCGTCCCGAATCGCTGTTTCTCGTTGAGACCGCACCGGATTATCGCACGCTCATGCGCAGTTTCGGCATCCGGGCGGAACATGCCGGCGGCATGTACTTCAGTACAGACTCGCACCGCAGATCGGGACTGATCACCTATGTCGGCGGCCGGGATCGCCACCATGTGCTGCGGGTGTTGCGCCACGAGGCGTTTCACCAGTTCGCTGCCCGTCATTTCGGCGGACGGCTTCCCCGCTGGCTGAACGAAGGATTTGCAGGATACTTTGAGCGATCGATCGTGGTGGACGACCGCATCGCTGTCGGCTTCGCGGCAGGTTCGGACATCACGGCGTTGCGTCAGATCGTTGCCGAACGACGACACATACCATTGGACGAGTTGTTTGATATTTCACCTTCCGCGTGGCGTCGGGCAATGCGGCACGACCGCGAACGATCACGGGTGCAGTATCTCCAGTCGTGGAGCATGGTGCATTTTTTCATGCACGCGGAGGAGGGGCGATACGCACCGGCATTTCAACAGTTCCTGAACGACCTGGCGGGGGGACGGGGCGGCCGGGTGGCGTTTCGTGAAGCGTTCGGTGCGGACATCGCCGTGGCCGAGCAACGATGGATTGCCTATGTACTGGAAGAGATGGCCCCTGACCGGCGGTACCTGGCCAAGCAACGGCTGCTGAGCGTCGGCTCCCAGTTGCGTTTCGCGGCGGAGCGCGGCGACCTCCCGACGACGTTAGACGAAATGAACGTCATGTTTGATCAAGCGGAGGCAACTCCACCCGAACCGGGACCGCATGGCATCACCATGCCAACCGTCCCGGGCGATGGTCGCTCGCTTATGAGCTACCTCGACGACGAAGACCAATGGGTATCCTTCGAGTTGCAGGAGGCGACGGACGATGCACTTCCGCCAACGGTGGTTGGATCGGGACTCACACCTTCGCCGGTGCTTGTCTGGACACGGGGGTTCGATGGCCAGCTTCACTACGAAGTGACCTTCCGCACGGCGGTCGATGAAGACTGATCGAGTCGTACTGCCAGCATCATCTCTTTGAACGGCGACGCGATGGAAGCCTGTTTGGGATGCGTCGACTCGGCAGTTGGTCATCGGCACAACTTGAAACCACGGATGGTCAGCAGTGAGCTGTTGCTGCTGTTGCAGCGCTTCACTCAAGCTTGCGCGGCATCGTCGACGCCACATAACGCACCGGCTGCGTCTGGCTGCTCTCGATGGCAAGCGTTGAATCGCGATCCGGCTCAACGGTAATGTCCATCGACGCTCGTTCGAGTACCCACACGCCTTCATTATCCTGCCGACGGTGCGCATAGAATTTGCACTGCGTCACCCCGCCCAGCAGCGGCTGCGTGTTCGCGTTGCTTCCGCCGTAATTCGTGGTCAACAACAGTTGCTTATCTTCCTCTTGGTATTCGATGCGAATCCGCCGACCTTGCGTGTCGAAAAGCTCAATGTAATTCGTTACCAGAATAGACGGATCAACCTGTCCGTTGTCGCGCACGAAGTAAACCACCGGCGGCTCGCTGGACGTGTCCGGCAATGTCGGGCCGTGAGCCGTAGACGTCCGAACGAGCGTCAGCAGTCGATGCGTAACCAGCCGGGTGGCCGTCTGCGTGCCGGCACTTTCGGCAGCCGCGGCATACGCGCGGAAGCTCACGTCAATGGCAACCATCGTCGCCGTCAGCAGCATGGCCGTGATCGCCAGCGCGATGAGCATCTCGACCAGGGAGAAAGCCTTGACGCGATTTCGTATTTCGGATTTCGAATTTCGAAGTTGTACATTATTCATATCGTTATGCTGCGGAGGGCAGTCAACATGTACGACCATCCTGCTCACGGCCGTCGGCGTGGCGTGTTTCAAATCCGAAATTCGACACTCGAAATCCCAAATCATCATTTCCCACCTTCGGTGTAAGTCGCCACAACAGGCGTGATCTGGATCGGGCTGTAAATGCCGTCAGGCAGCGCGATGCTCGGATCGTAGCGGACCTGGATACGGCCCATACCGGTGGTGGGGAAGCCGCCTTCGAGGTCGCCAGCATCCGGGCCGAAGTAGCCGAGCGTGGTGTTGAACTGCGGGCTTGTGTCGCCGATCACCGGGTGCTGACCACTTTGCGGATCGAAAGTAGTAATAATCATGCCGTTGATTCGAATATTGCCGCGCAGGTCGACAATGCCGCCGACGATCGCACCGGACAGTTCCACGTACTGGTTTGGATCGTCTGGCGATGTAAAGGTGCCCATCTCCACGGAATAGTGCGGCGCGAGGATGGTGCTGCGTCGAAACAGCGCCCGCTCCGATTCGCTTAGATGGACCGAGTTGTCAATGTCGAAGCGTGTGTTACCAGTGAAGGAGATTTTGTTTCGCGTATGGGTGAACTGGTCAGGTGTTTCGGTGATGACCGCGCCTTCGAAGGTGGAGCTTTCGAAGCGGAGGTTATTGCCATGCTGTTTCGTGTCTTCGATGGATTGGCCGTCGACCGTGGCGGTCAGGCCGGGGTATCGCGGCGTGCCGTCAACTTCCTGCATGCCGGCGTAGTTGTAGTTGGGGTCGTCGTTGTCGGTGTTCGAGTCGACGAAGGTCACGCCGATGAACGTGCAGTTGATAAACAGCGCGTTCGTGCCGCGGGGGATTTTCACGTTCTCGAACGTCATGTTTTCATAGACGGGACGTTCGAAGAAGTCGTAAGGATGTTGCGAGCCGAACGCAACTTCCTCCGTGACATAGCGGATCGGCTGGGGCGAGTTCGGGTTGTCGGGATCGTGATTGCTGACCTGCGAGTAAGCCTGCGAAGCGACGTCGCTGCCGGCGTAGCTGACCTGATCGCGAAACCAGCTCACGTCGAAATTTGACGAGTCGAACTCGTAGATTTCGTTGGTGTTTTGGGCATCAAATGTCAACGCATCTTTGTTGTGGCCGGGGCGGATCGGGCCCTGGAGAAAATCACGATAGTCGCCATAGGCCGCACCGCTTTCCCACTGCTCGCGTGTGGCGTCGAGATAGACCTCGCCCTGGATTTTCGCATAGCGATCATCGGGGCCGAGGTAGCTCTGGCTGTCGAACGAGCGGTCCGGGTCGCGGAAGGTGTAGATCATGTCGAACAATTCGTTGGCGATCGCCTCGTTAACGCCGGCGTTGACAAGATCCTGTTTGCGGACGCGATATTCGCCATCGACTTCGTTGCCGAAGTGTTTGAGGAACAGGTCCCACTCGCTGATGTGGTGGTCGCCGGTGACGTCCCACTCGGTGGGGTCGCTAATGCTTTCCATCTCCAGTTCGCTGGCGAGGCTGAGGCGGTTGTCGCCGTCGTGGTCGTTGGAGGCCAGGTCGCCGTAGAACGCTTCGAGCAATTCGTCGAACTCGGGCGTCAGGCCGTGGAAGTCGCTGACAATGTGCACAGGGTGGCCGTGTTCGAGGTGCGTTTCGGTGAAGCGTGAACCGATGGGGCCTTCGATCATGACGTTTCGCCCGACCATGACGCGACTGCGGGAGAGCACGGCGTAAGGTATCCGCTTATCAATGCGGAAGTCCTGAGAGATCGAGCGGTGAATGCGCGCATGCTCCGGTCCATCACTGGCGACCACGCGCACCCGCAGATAGCGGGCGTCGTCCGGCCGAGGGCGAACCGTTGCGGTGAAGGTCATGTGGTCATTGGGCGCAATGCCCAGAGGACCGATGTGCACAACCGCAACGCCGTCTTCCGGGTCGGCTGCGA is a window of Phycisphaerales bacterium AB-hyl4 DNA encoding:
- a CDS encoding DUF1570 domain-containing protein, with amino-acid sequence MLASRRLSLVLLASWIALVSGTPAPAQVRMADLWKHESVYYDIRTNLPAEEVQWYADRMDHVYEEFQWLTADFGGRERQHRPESLFLVETAPDYRTLMRSFGIRAEHAGGMYFSTDSHRRSGLITYVGGRDRHHVLRVLRHEAFHQFAARHFGGRLPRWLNEGFAGYFERSIVVDDRIAVGFAAGSDITALRQIVAERRHIPLDELFDISPSAWRRAMRHDRERSRVQYLQSWSMVHFFMHAEEGRYAPAFQQFLNDLAGGRGGRVAFREAFGADIAVAEQRWIAYVLEEMAPDRRYLAKQRLLSVGSQLRFAAERGDLPTTLDEMNVMFDQAEATPPEPGPHGITMPTVPGDGRSLMSYLDDEDQWVSFELQEATDDALPPTVVGSGLTPSPVLVWTRGFDGQLHYEVTFRTAVDED
- a CDS encoding prepilin-type N-terminal cleavage/methylation domain-containing protein, with protein sequence MNNVQLRNSKSEIRNRVKAFSLVEMLIALAITAMLLTATMVAIDVSFRAYAAAAESAGTQTATRLVTHRLLTLVRTSTAHGPTLPDTSSEPPVVYFVRDNGQVDPSILVTNYIELFDTQGRRIRIEYQEEDKQLLLTTNYGGSNANTQPLLGGVTQCKFYAHRRQDNEGVWVLERASMDITVEPDRDSTLAIESSQTQPVRYVASTMPRKLE